One region of Acropora muricata isolate sample 2 chromosome 13, ASM3666990v1, whole genome shotgun sequence genomic DNA includes:
- the LOC136896978 gene encoding tetratricopeptide repeat protein 28-like: MDEQARKGRDLSNQRLDFHLLGGLQKLLESLKKKKIFSIQKGDRPDEGNSYQGLGIAYFSLGNFRKAIEYHEKHLKIAIEIGDRAGEGGTYGNLGNAYDSLGDFRKAIEYHENHLKIAIEMGDRAGEGRAYANVGHAYFSLSDFRKAIEYHEKRLKIAKEISDRAGEGRGYANLGNAYDSLGDFRKAIEYHERHLNIAIQIRNRAGEGGAYRNLSNAYWSLGDFRKAVEYRGKDLKIAKEIGDRAGEGRAYGNLGNAYVSLGDFRKAIEYHEKHLKIAIEIGDRVEEGRAYGSLVNAYYSVGDFRKAIEYHEKQLNIVIEIDDREGEAEAYANLGEAYRSLGGFRKDIEYHEKDFKIAIEIGDRVEEGRAYGNLGNAYFSLGDFRKAIEYHEKLLKIAKEIGDRVGEGGTYGNLGNAYDSLGDFRKAIEYHKRHLKIAVEIGDRAGEGAAYGNLGNAYWSLGDFRKAIEYHEKHLKIVIEIGDRAGEGGTYVNLGNAYDSLGDFRKAIEYHEKHLKIAIEMGDRAGEGRAYANVGNAYYSVGDFRKAIEYHEKQLNIVIEIDDRAGEAEAYANLGEAYRSLGDFRKAIGYHEKDFKIAIEIGDQAGEGRAYGNLGNAYDSLGDFRKAIEYHERDLKISKEIGDRGEEGQAYGNLGNAYFSLGDFRKAIDYHEKLLKIAREIGDWVVEGRAYGGLGNAYWSLGDFRKAIEYHEKHLKIAKEIGDRAGEGAAYGNLGNAYDSLGDFRKAIEYHQRHLKIAVEIGDRAGEGAAYGNLGSAYYSLGDFRKAMAYHEKHLKIAIAIGDRAGEGRAYGGLGNAYHSVGDFRKAIEYHQRHLKIAVEIGDRAGEGAAYGNLGSAYYSLGDFRKAIKYHEKDLKIAIEIGDQAGEGAAYGNLGNAYDSLGDFRKAIKYHERDLKIAKEIGGRVGEGGAYGNLGNAYVSLGDFGKGIKYHEKYLKIAIEIGDRTGEGRAYANLGNAYFLLGDFRKAFEYHEKHLKIAIEVGDRAGEGGAYGNLGNAYDSLGEFRKAIEYHEKQLKIAIQVGDRAGEGTAYHNIGNGYSGLGQFDVAVGNFVSAVDVWNNLRSLLKSEVTWKMKFREQYEMTYTSLWSSLLRIGKINEALFVADQGRAQNLYDDLLIQYGLASPLSCATFDSKETTICLFTELSSQMIFLGLEGLTINIWFLSRGKKVAFRQGMLEADITEKDPIRALLLAALTKIEAEVEVRCEDRTFDELDNECPSSREVCEEVEKSCQSSENPFRPIYDAVIAPIFDLLGSQFDELVIVSDGALCFAPWAAIVESIRIRTVPSLTSYQLISSVPEDRHKKTGALLVGNPCLNDLEKPLTDLPYAQEEVEMIASILNTRPLTGREATKAEVIKRMSSVGLIHIAAHGNERTGEIALSPNLGWTSKFPREKDFILKMSDVQVANLRARLVVLSCCHSGRGRILKGEGVVGIARAFLAAGARSVLISLWAIDDEATMVFMKDFYQHLKEGKSASAALHQTMKSLRESEKFSKMGYWAPFQLIGDDVKIEF, translated from the exons ATGGATGAACAGGCCAGGAAAGGAAGAGACCTCAGCAATCAAAGATTAGACTTCCATTTACTGGGTGGTTTACAAAAACTTCTTGagtctcttaaaaaaaaaaaaatttttagcaTACAGAAAGGTGATCGACCTGATGAGGGAAACTCCTATCAaggtctcggtattgcttacttttcactgggtaacttccgaaaagccattgagtatcatgaaaaacacttgaaaattgcaatagaaatcggtgatcgggccggagaaggaggaacctatggaaatctcggtaatgcttacgactcactgggtgacttccgaaaagccattgagtatcatgaaaatcacttgaaaattgcaatagaaatgggtgatcgagccggagaaggacgCGCCTATGCAAATGTCGGtcatgcttacttttcactgagtgacttccgaaaagccattgagtatcatgaaaaacgcttaaaaattgcaaaagaaatcagtgatcgggccggagaaggaagaggctatgcaaatctcggtaatgcttacgactcactagGTGACTTCCGTAAAGctatcgagtatcatgaaagacacttgaacattgcaatacaaatcCGTAatcgggcgggagaaggaggagcctatagAAATCTCagtaatgcttactggtcactgggtgacttccgaaaagccgttgagtatcgtggaaaagacttgaaaattgcaaaggaaatcggtgatcgcgccggagaaggacgagcctatggaaatctcggtaatgcttacgtttcactgggtgacttccgaaaagccattgagtatcatgaaaaacacttgaaaattgcaatagaaatcggtgatcgggtcgaagaaggacgagcctatggaagtctcgttAATGCTTACTACTCAGTGggcgacttccgaaaagccattgagtatcatgaaaagcagtTGAATATTGTaatagaaatcgatgatcgggaGGGAGAAGCAGAAGCCTACGCAAATCTCGGTGAAGcctacaggtcactgggtggcTTTCGAAAAgacattgaatatcatgaaaaagactttaaaattgcaatagaaatcggtgatcgagtcGAAGAAGGacgggcctatggaaatctcggtaatgcttacttttcactgggtgacttccgaaaagccattgagtatcatgaaaaacttttgaaaattgcaaaagaaatcggtgatcgggttGGAGAAGGaggaacctatggaaatcttggtaatgcctacgactcactgggtgacttccgaaaagccattgagtatcataaaagacacttgaaaattgcagtagaaatcggtgatcgggccggagaaggagcagcctatggaaatctcggtaatgcttactggtcactgggtgacttccgaaaagccattgagtatcatgaaaaacacttgaaaattgtaatagaaatcggtgatcgggccggagaaggaggaacCTATgtaaatctcggtaatgcttacgactcactgggtgacttccgaaaagccattgagtatcatgaaaagcacttgaaaattgcaatagaaatgggtgatcgagccggagaaggacgCGCCTATGCAAAtgtcggtaatgcttactactCTGTGggcgacttccgaaaagccattgagtatcatgaaaagcagtTGAATATTGTaatagaaatcgatgatcgggcgggagaagcagaagcctatgcaaatctcggtgaagcctacaggtcactgggtgactttcgaaaagccattgggtatcatgaaaaagactttaaaattgcaatagaaatcggtgatcaggccggagaaggacgagcctatggaaatctcggtaatgcctacgactcactgggtgacttccgaaaagccattgagtaccatgaaagagacttgaaaatttcaaaagaaatcggtgatcgaggcgaagaaggacaagcctatggaaatctcggtaatgcttacttttcactgggggacttccgaaaagccattgactatcatgaaaaacttttgaaaattgcgagagaaatcggtgattgggtggtagaaggaagagcctatggaggtctcggtaatgcgtactggtcactgggtgactttcgaaaagccattgagtatcatgaaaaacacttgaaaattgcaaaagaaatcggtgatcgggccggagaaggagcagcctatggaaatcttggtaatgcctacgactcactgggtgacttccgaaaagccattgagtatcatcaaagacacttgaaaattgcagtagaaatcggtgatcgggccggagaaggagcagcctatggaaatctcggtagtgcttattactcattgggtgactttcgaaaagccatggcgtatcatgaaaaacacttgaaaattgcaatagcaatcggtgatcgggccggagaaggacgagcctatggaggtctcggtaatgcttaccactcagtgggcgacttccgaaaagccattgagtatcatcaaagacacttgaaaattgcagtagaaatcggtgatcgggccggagaaggagcagcctatggaaatctcggtagtgcttattactcattgggtgactttcgaaaagccataaagtatcatgaaaaagacttgaaaattgcaatagaaatcggtgatcaggctggagaaggagcagcctatggaaatctcggtaatgcttacgactcactgggtgacttccgaaaagccattaagtaccATGAAAGAG acttgaaaattgcaaaagaaatcggtggtcgagtaggagaaggaggagcctatggaaatctcggtaatgcttacgttTCACTGGGGGACTTCGGAAAAggcattaagtatcatgaaaaatacttgaaaattgcaatagaaatcggtgatcggaccggagaagggcgagcctatgcaaatctcggtaatgcttatttcttactgggtgacttccgaaaagcctttgagtatcatgaaaaacatttgaaaatcgcAATAGAAGTAGGTGATcgtgccggagaaggaggagcctacggaaatctcggtaatgcttacgactcactagGTGaattccgaaaagccattgagtatcatgaaaaacagttgaaaattgcaatacaagtcggtgatcgggccggagaaggaacggcttatcacaatattggtaATGGATACTCTGGGCTTGGACAGTTTGACGTTGCGGTgggtaattttgtttccgctgtggatGTGTGGAATAATTTGAGATCTCTATTGAAGTCAGAAGTTacttggaaaatgaaatttcgcgAGCAGTATGAGATGACGTACACTTCCTTATGGAGttcattgctaagaattggaaaGATCAACGAGGCTTTGTTTGTTGCTGATCAGGGACGAGCGCAGAATTTGTATGACgatttgttgattcaatatggACTCGCTTCACCCTTATCATGTGCCACATTTGACTCCAAGGAGACTACAATTTgcctcttcacagagctttcttcacaaatgatttttttgggaCTCGAAGGACTTACGatcaacatttggtttttgagCAGGGGAAAGAAAGTAGCATTTCGACAAGGGATGCTTGAGGCTGATATCACAGAGAAAGATCCCATACGCGCCTTACTACTAGCAGCTTTGACAAAAATCGAAGCTGAAGTTGAAGTGAGatgcgaagatcgcacatttgatgagTTAGACAACGAATGTCCGTCTAGCAGAGAAGTTTGCGAAGAAGTGGAAAAGTCATGTCAGTCTTCAGAGAATCCTTTTAGGCCAATTTATGATGCAGTGATTGCTCCAATttttgacttgcttggatctcaattcgacgagttggtcattgtttctgacggTGCGCTGTGCTTTGCGCCATGGGCCGCAAttgttgaatcgattaggattcgcactgttccttctcttaccagttatcaattgatctcaagtgtacccgAGGACcgtcacaagaagacaggggcgcttttggtcggaaatccgtgcttaaatgACTTGGAGAAACCTCTAACCGACTTACCATATGCTCAAGAGGAAGttgaaatgattgcatcaattcttaacaccagacccctaacagggagagaggcaacaaaagctgaagtgataaaacggatgtcgtcagttggtttaattcacattgctgcccacggaaacgagcgcactggagaaattgccttatctccaaaccttggatggacttccaagttccctcgagaaaaggatttcattttgaaaatgtccgatgtacaagtggccaatcttcgagctcgtcttgttgtcttaagttgctgtcacagtggacgaggcagaatcttgaagggtgagggtgtggtcggtatcgcacgtgccttcttggcagctggtgctcgttctgtgttgatatccctgtgggcaatagacgacgaagctaccatggtgttcatgaaagacttctaccaacacctgaaggaaggaaaaagcgCCAGTGCTGCTCTTCACCAaacgatgaaatcccttcgtgaatctgaaaAGTTTTCTAAGATggggtactgggctccattccaacttatcggagatgacgtcaagattgaattctaG